In Microbacterium laevaniformans, a single window of DNA contains:
- a CDS encoding ester cyclase has protein sequence MQIRDYRRYLAAVNARNWNVAAEHVAHEVSVNGELIDGATYVGNLRRLAATHPDHRWEITDLLCNGDRLAARLTTTCSEGQGFELAHYRWANRRIVEVWTIGTEPVVQPHEHVIGEGE, from the coding sequence ATGCAGATCAGGGATTACCGACGGTACCTGGCGGCCGTAAACGCCCGAAACTGGAACGTGGCCGCAGAGCACGTCGCGCACGAGGTCAGCGTCAACGGCGAGCTGATCGACGGTGCCACCTACGTTGGCAACCTGCGCCGTCTGGCCGCCACACATCCCGACCATCGCTGGGAGATCACCGACTTGCTGTGCAACGGTGATCGCCTCGCTGCACGACTGACCACCACCTGCTCGGAGGGGCAAGGCTTCGAACTCGCGCACTACCGGTGGGCCAACCGGCGGATCGTCGAGGTGTGGACCATCGGCACGGAGCCGGTTGTGCAACCTCACGAGCATGTCATCGGCGAGGGCGAATAG
- a CDS encoding class I SAM-dependent methyltransferase has protein sequence MSDPASFYTGLVAEVYSALKAETFDPSRYADFVRSHGEPALEVGCGAGQPMLQLVSEGLDVDGVDSSPDMIEQARLAAGTQGLDVRLHVARMEEMDLGRSYRSVYLAGPTFELLPHDDAALRALKSFRRHLATDGTIMVPLWVAGPTPREQFGVARETIDHRGDLLRYTPVSEDYNQNARTRRTTVTYERVPRSGPPQRADREWVIHWQTRQTITALASRAGLTVRSVEPSDTAAEGEPGEEFTVYLTHSPSS, from the coding sequence ATGAGTGATCCTGCGAGCTTCTACACTGGACTGGTCGCGGAGGTGTACTCGGCGTTGAAGGCTGAGACATTCGATCCGAGTCGATACGCGGACTTCGTCCGGTCGCACGGTGAACCGGCCCTCGAAGTCGGCTGCGGTGCCGGTCAACCGATGCTCCAGCTGGTCAGCGAGGGACTCGATGTCGACGGCGTCGACTCCTCACCCGACATGATCGAGCAGGCGCGACTGGCGGCGGGCACGCAAGGGCTGGACGTCCGGCTTCACGTCGCGCGGATGGAAGAGATGGACCTCGGACGGTCCTACCGGTCGGTATACCTGGCCGGGCCCACCTTCGAGCTGCTACCGCACGACGACGCGGCCCTGCGAGCCCTCAAGTCCTTCCGCCGCCACCTCGCCACCGACGGCACGATCATGGTGCCGCTGTGGGTCGCCGGCCCGACGCCCCGGGAGCAGTTTGGCGTGGCGCGCGAGACTATCGATCACCGCGGTGACCTGCTGCGCTACACGCCGGTGTCGGAGGACTACAACCAGAACGCTCGAACCCGCCGCACCACGGTGACCTACGAACGTGTGCCCCGGTCGGGTCCACCCCAGCGCGCTGACCGCGAGTGGGTGATCCACTGGCAGACGCGGCAGACAATCACCGCGCTCGCCTCGCGGGCAGGCCTGACCGTCCGGAGCGTGGAGCCGTCGGACACCGCCGCAGAGGGTGAGCCGGGTGAGGAGTTCACCGTGTACTTGACGCACTCCCCAAGCAGCTGA
- a CDS encoding TetR/AcrR family transcriptional regulator → MAGTRMSDRETERRMLDAAVALVHEQGISTGLESIPFDEVVRQAGVSRTSAYRRWPKRDHFYGDVLLELAGGTTLPAPEASIVGPAADVVLEHAARLGSPEGHRDLVVELLRVSIGADYRVVSTSPQWRTFTVLLASHQGITDPQVRDEVTAALASAERRVTDARARAYAQFTGLLGYRLVAPLAGPDGFELMSRAAGATMSGLLTRLTLGENATDTPRPMRAFGSTQPAQWDSAVYMVASTVLAYIEPDPGVQWTHTRVDDLVTALTNYVSSV, encoded by the coding sequence ATGGCTGGAACGCGGATGAGTGACCGGGAGACGGAGCGGCGCATGCTCGACGCCGCAGTCGCGCTCGTGCACGAGCAGGGCATCTCGACCGGGCTGGAGTCGATCCCGTTCGACGAGGTAGTCCGGCAGGCGGGAGTCTCACGCACGTCCGCCTACCGGCGCTGGCCCAAACGCGATCACTTCTACGGCGATGTCCTGCTGGAGCTGGCCGGCGGCACCACGCTCCCTGCCCCCGAGGCCAGCATCGTCGGGCCGGCGGCGGACGTCGTCCTCGAACACGCTGCGCGCCTGGGGTCTCCGGAGGGGCACCGCGACCTCGTCGTCGAGCTGCTGCGGGTGTCCATCGGCGCGGACTACCGGGTTGTCAGCACCTCACCGCAGTGGCGCACGTTCACCGTCCTGCTGGCCAGTCATCAGGGCATCACCGACCCGCAGGTGCGCGATGAGGTCACCGCCGCCCTCGCCAGTGCGGAACGTCGGGTGACGGATGCTCGGGCGCGTGCGTACGCGCAGTTCACCGGTCTGCTCGGCTACCGGCTCGTCGCTCCACTGGCCGGACCGGACGGCTTCGAGCTGATGAGCCGAGCAGCCGGCGCCACCATGTCCGGCCTGCTCACCCGACTGACCCTGGGAGAAAATGCCACCGACACCCCACGCCCCATGCGCGCTTTCGGCAGCACACAGCCGGCGCAATGGGACTCGGCTGTATACATGGTCGCCTCAACGGTCCTGGCCTACATCGAACCCGACCCCGGCGTGCAGTGGACCCACACCCGCGTCGACGACCTCGTTACCGCGCTCACGAACTACGTCTCCTCGGTCTGA
- a CDS encoding flavodoxin domain-containing protein, with protein MEVLLVVESWFGNTRTIADAIAQGLSQQGGRVQMLNVEDALAEVPAGVDLVVLGAPTHNRGLSTTATRQKAIAAGAKHGATGAQEWVDTVQLRDGVKVAVFDTVTSKSWFSGSAAKAAARTLARRGLAAAAETKSFTVRGLKGPLRPGQVNAAQSWGQHLARQ; from the coding sequence GTGGAGGTTCTACTGGTCGTCGAATCGTGGTTCGGCAACACTCGGACGATCGCGGATGCGATCGCGCAGGGCCTGTCGCAGCAGGGCGGACGCGTGCAGATGCTCAACGTCGAGGACGCGCTCGCCGAGGTGCCCGCAGGCGTCGACCTGGTGGTTCTCGGAGCGCCCACGCACAACCGGGGCCTGTCCACGACTGCGACCCGGCAGAAGGCCATCGCGGCCGGAGCCAAGCACGGTGCGACCGGTGCGCAGGAATGGGTCGACACCGTGCAGCTGCGGGACGGGGTGAAGGTCGCGGTCTTCGACACGGTCACCAGCAAGAGCTGGTTCAGCGGCTCGGCGGCCAAGGCCGCCGCCCGAACCCTCGCCCGCCGAGGACTGGCTGCCGCTGCCGAGACCAAGAGCTTCACGGTCAGAGGGCTCAAAGGCCCCCTGCGTCCAGGACAGGTCAACGCCGCCCAGAGCTGGGGCCAGCACCTCGCCCGCCAATAG
- a CDS encoding antibiotic biosynthesis monooxygenase encodes MPNPVTFVNIIDVEPEQQQAVIDILKEGSEKVISHRPGFISVTIIASADQRRVINIARWHSADDVRATQADPAAAEYAQRTAAIAQAHPGLYATVAEYTARA; translated from the coding sequence ATGCCCAATCCCGTCACGTTCGTCAACATCATCGACGTCGAACCAGAACAGCAGCAGGCCGTCATCGACATCCTCAAAGAGGGCAGCGAGAAGGTCATCTCCCACCGGCCCGGCTTCATCTCCGTCACGATCATCGCCAGCGCCGACCAACGGCGGGTCATCAACATCGCGCGATGGCACAGCGCAGACGACGTGCGAGCGACCCAAGCCGACCCTGCCGCAGCCGAATACGCCCAGCGCACCGCCGCGATCGCTCAGGCACACCCCGGTCTCTATGCGACCGTCGCGGAGTACACCGCCCGCGCGTGA
- a CDS encoding IS481 family transposase: MRHRNAALTPRHRLRVARLVIEEGWPISEVAARFQVSWLTVKRWVDRYLAGEPMQDRSSRPKSSPNKTSKKTTKRCVSLRMRLREGPVQLAARLGIAPATVHRILTTARMNRLSYVDLATGEPIRRYEHDHPGSLVHVEKLGNIPDGGGWRYVGRRQGSRNRAVTPGKPKNKWRNPKLGYAFVHTIIDDHSRVAYTEVHNDESAVTAVGVLHRAVEWFADRGVAIERILSDNGGAYRSHLWRDTCEALSITPKRTRPYRPQTNGKAERFHRTMADGWAYARCYTSENERRDALADWLHEYNQHRPHTACGGQPPFSRLINVPGQYN; this comes from the coding sequence TTGAGGCATCGCAATGCCGCGCTGACCCCACGTCATCGTCTACGAGTCGCACGCCTCGTCATCGAGGAAGGATGGCCGATCAGCGAAGTCGCTGCCCGCTTCCAGGTGTCGTGGCTGACCGTGAAGCGGTGGGTCGACCGCTACCTTGCTGGCGAGCCGATGCAGGACCGGTCGTCACGGCCGAAATCTTCGCCGAACAAGACGAGCAAGAAGACGACAAAACGGTGCGTGAGCCTACGAATGCGCCTGAGGGAAGGGCCTGTTCAACTCGCAGCCCGACTCGGCATCGCCCCGGCCACGGTCCACCGCATCCTTACGACCGCGCGCATGAATCGACTTTCCTACGTCGACCTTGCCACCGGCGAGCCGATCCGCCGATACGAACACGACCACCCTGGCTCGCTCGTGCACGTGGAGAAGCTCGGGAACATCCCCGACGGTGGGGGCTGGCGATACGTCGGGCGACGTCAAGGATCGAGGAATCGTGCCGTCACTCCCGGCAAGCCGAAGAACAAGTGGCGCAACCCCAAGCTCGGGTATGCGTTCGTGCACACCATCATCGATGACCACTCGCGCGTCGCCTACACCGAGGTTCACAACGACGAATCCGCTGTCACCGCCGTCGGAGTCCTGCATCGAGCGGTCGAGTGGTTCGCCGACCGAGGGGTCGCTATTGAGCGCATCTTGTCCGATAACGGTGGTGCGTACCGTTCTCACCTGTGGCGAGACACGTGCGAGGCTCTATCGATCACTCCGAAGCGAACGCGGCCATACCGCCCACAGACCAACGGCAAGGCCGAGCGATTCCACCGCACCATGGCCGACGGCTGGGCGTATGCGCGCTGCTACACGAGCGAGAACGAACGCCGCGATGCCCTCGCCGACTGGCTCCACGAGTACAACCAGCACCGACCACACACCGCCTGCGGAGGCCAGCCGCCCTTCTCACGATTGATCAACGTCCCCGGTCAGTACAACTAG
- a CDS encoding TfoX/Sxy family protein, producing MTAQKDLVERVRDALRARNPREVSMFGGVSFMVEDRMVVAARREGTLLLRIDPTDAEDLLARPGAHPALMGADRPMGDGWICVEQAALQGPGLESWLEPALTFHAAQGAE from the coding sequence ATGACAGCACAGAAGGACCTGGTCGAGCGAGTTCGTGACGCGCTAAGAGCTCGCAACCCTCGTGAGGTGTCGATGTTCGGGGGAGTGTCGTTCATGGTCGAGGACCGGATGGTCGTCGCCGCTCGTCGGGAAGGGACACTCCTGCTACGCATCGACCCCACTGACGCAGAAGACCTACTCGCCCGCCCTGGTGCTCACCCTGCGCTCATGGGCGCAGACCGCCCCATGGGTGACGGCTGGATCTGCGTCGAGCAGGCCGCACTCCAGGGACCTGGGCTCGAGTCCTGGCTCGAGCCAGCACTCACCTTCCATGCAGCGCAAGGCGCCGAGTAG
- a CDS encoding winged helix-turn-helix transcriptional regulator, protein MALLGVKMVLDTFKQALDKVKGVQVKSYGQLCSIARALDVVGDRWTLLIVRELLIGGALRFGEVQRGLPGVATNLLTQRLRDLETNGVVAREPAPGTPGTPTYRLTERGRALDGVLRELLKWGAPTVPDAPSDAIFQMHWLSQPARFLLADHRPDEPPILIRFGTFDDGFDLTAADGTITVDPCQRDVSPLAGVTGPGPVLVALLQGAMPLPAAIAQGVDVTGDAAALTRVLPAPQASTNVPGQYN, encoded by the coding sequence ATGGCTCTCCTTGGTGTGAAAATGGTGCTTGATACTTTCAAGCAGGCACTTGATAAAGTCAAGGGGGTTCAGGTGAAGTCCTACGGACAGCTCTGCTCGATCGCTCGCGCCCTGGATGTCGTCGGTGACCGGTGGACTCTCCTGATCGTGCGTGAGCTGCTGATCGGGGGCGCATTGCGCTTTGGCGAAGTCCAGCGCGGCCTGCCTGGCGTCGCGACAAACCTGCTCACCCAGCGTCTGCGGGACCTCGAGACCAACGGTGTCGTCGCCCGCGAGCCCGCCCCAGGAACCCCGGGCACGCCAACGTATCGGCTTACCGAGCGTGGCCGGGCCCTGGACGGAGTGCTGCGCGAGCTTCTGAAGTGGGGTGCACCGACGGTTCCAGACGCGCCGAGTGATGCGATCTTCCAGATGCACTGGCTCAGCCAACCGGCACGCTTCCTCCTCGCGGATCACAGACCGGACGAGCCACCGATCCTGATCCGGTTCGGCACCTTCGACGACGGCTTCGACCTCACCGCCGCCGACGGGACCATCACGGTGGACCCTTGCCAGCGCGATGTCAGCCCCCTGGCGGGTGTTACAGGCCCCGGGCCGGTACTGGTTGCCCTCCTACAAGGCGCAATGCCTCTGCCCGCCGCTATCGCGCAGGGCGTGGATGTCACCGGCGATGCCGCGGCCCTGACGCGAGTTCTACCAGCACCGCAAGCGTCGACTAACGTCCCCGGTCAGTACAACTAG
- a CDS encoding IS5 family transposase (programmed frameshift) has translation MEPLMPTVTGRSRPWTDHRLAIEGMAWKYRTGAPWRDVPERFGKWNSIYKRFNRWAGDGTWQKLLTEVQKQADAAGEIDWVVSIDSTIARVHQHGATLARDTGAVPNHKNPWSEPPDHGIGRSRGGLTTKLHLVCDGRGRPLSMMITAGNINDTTMMSAVLENIRVPRDGKGRPRTRPDRVLADKGYPSRANRAWLRDRRIAATIPERDDQIAHRRKKPGRPIAFGDKQKERYKGRNVVERCFNRLKQWRGIAMRSDKLARNYRAAVSLAAALIWIKTDLR, from the exons ATGGAGCCGTTGATGCCGACGGTGACCGGTCGGTCGCGGCCGTGGACGGATCACCGGCTCGCTATCGAGGGGATGGCGTGGAAGTACCGGACCGGTGCGCCGTGGCGTGACGTTCCGGAACGGTTCGGGAAGTGGAACTCGATCTACAAGCGGTTCAACCGGTGGGCCGGGGACGGCACCTGGCAGAAGCTGCTCACCGAGGTGCAGAAGCAGGCCGACGCCGCTGGGGAAATCGACTGGGTCGTCTCGATCGACTCCACGATCGCGCGCGTGCATCAGCACGGCGCGACCCTCGCCCGGGACACA GGGGCTGTGCCGAATCACAAGAATCCGTGGTCCGAGCCGCCTGATCACGGGATCGGACGCTCCCGCGGCGGGCTGACGACCAAACTGCACCTGGTCTGCGACGGCCGCGGCCGGCCGCTGAGCATGATGATCACCGCCGGGAACATCAACGACACCACGATGATGAGCGCGGTGCTGGAGAACATCCGCGTTCCCCGCGACGGGAAGGGCCGCCCCCGCACCCGCCCCGACCGGGTGCTCGCCGACAAGGGGTACCCCTCAAGGGCGAACCGCGCCTGGCTCCGCGACCGGAGGATCGCGGCGACCATCCCCGAGCGGGACGACCAGATCGCGCACCGCCGCAAGAAGCCGGGCCGGCCGATCGCTTTCGGCGACAAGCAGAAGGAACGCTACAAGGGACGCAACGTCGTAGAACGCTGCTTCAACCGTCTCAAGCAGTGGCGCGGCATCGCGATGCGCTCGGACAAACTCGCCCGCAACTACCGAGCCGCCGTCAGCCTCGCCGCGGCGCTGATCTGGATCAAGACCGATCTCCGCTGA